The segment TATTCTCTTCTTCATTATCTATGTTTCAAAGTCTTAAAAATAAATGTTGTGGCTATTTTTAAGATATGAAGACAAAAGATGGGTTGCTAAAGAAGGAAGAGAAATCCCACCTCCTGTAGTGCATGAAGAGAAAGCTCCACCACCTGTTCAGCATACTGAAAGAAAGACCTATCAAACACCTGTTGCAAGAGTCAACCTTCGTGTCCCCCCAAAAGGACCCGAACCTGTATCTGtatgtcatcatcatcatcatcatcagattCAATATGTGTTAAGTTTGTTCATTTATTTCAACTTAACAGGTGATCCCAATTCCAAAAGCCGAGTCATCAGCAGTTTCTTCTACTGAATCAGAAGCTGTCTCTCCTCCAAAACATGATTTTGCTACTGATCTTTTCGACATGCTTTCAATGGATGAGAAAGTTCCAGAAGCTTCTACAGACGATCTATGGGCAGGCTTTCAATGTAACTCTACTTACTCCTTCCTTTTATTACTTAATAAGATTAAAATTCTACTACACATAACAACTTATCTCGTGATATTGATTTACAGCTGCTGCTGTTCAAGTACCACCAATCACAACAGACGTTTCAAAACCTGTTGATAACATTAACAACCAAACAAAGCCAAATCCCGTTCCCACTTCTGGAATTGAAGATCTGTTCAAAGACTCACCTCCTCTCTCACAACCACAATCACAGAAGCCTCAGAAGGATGTTAAAAATGATATCATGAGTCTCTTTGAAAAGAGTAACAATAACAACACAACATCACCATATGCTCTTCACCAACAGCAACTTGCTATGTTAGCTCAGCAGCAGTACCTACTCATGGCTGCTGCTGCCAAATCAGGTGGTTTGCCAAATCTTACTGGCAATGGGAATGGAGGGCAAGGGCAACAACGTAATTTACTCCCCAATCAAAACTGGGCAAATGTCGGCTACCAGTTTCCTGGGATGCATGCTACACCTACACCAGCTCCTGGAAAAGATGAACTAGAGAAATATTTACAACAGGTATACAAGTAtatttatgttttgattattttctaTACAAATATGGATAGACTTTAATTGGTGTAATAAATAATAGATGGGAAATATGGGACTTGGAGCACAAATTCCAGCTGGCACTTCATTTCAGGTTCCAACATCATCCAGGTATGATTCTAATTTATATCTTACTTTTTTGTATGTATTAATTGGCGTAAATGATAAca is part of the Lactuca sativa cultivar Salinas chromosome 7, Lsat_Salinas_v11, whole genome shotgun sequence genome and harbors:
- the LOC111904856 gene encoding ADP-ribosylation factor GTPase-activating protein AGD5 — protein: MNEKAGVSKELNARHRKILEGLLKLPENRECADCKTKGPRWASVNLGIFICMQCSGIHRSLGVHISKVRSATLDTWLPEQVAFIQSMGNEKSNSYWEAQLPPNYDRVGIENFIRAKYEDKRWVAKEGREIPPPVVHEEKAPPPVQHTERKTYQTPVARVNLRVPPKGPEPVSVIPIPKAESSAVSSTESEAVSPPKHDFATDLFDMLSMDEKVPEASTDDLWAGFQSAAVQVPPITTDVSKPVDNINNQTKPNPVPTSGIEDLFKDSPPLSQPQSQKPQKDVKNDIMSLFEKSNNNNTTSPYALHQQQLAMLAQQQYLLMAAAAKSGGLPNLTGNGNGGQGQQRNLLPNQNWANVGYQFPGMHATPTPAPGKDELEKYLQQMGNMGLGAQIPAGTSFQVPTSSSVYNTMGLNATTNGVMPPGSMGGSGGSKPPAATASASQSAKDYDFSSLTQGMFSKP